AGGGGAAGTAGGGGAAAGACCAGGCAGAGAGAGGCGGTGGTCGGTGAAAACCGCACCGGTCTTTTTTCCGAAAATCCACCCTGGAGTAGATCAGGGGGCGTCGGTAGGCGTGAACCTGATCCGGAGAGTCCGTTATCCTTTAGAAGCAGGGCCGTATCGGGCGGCCAATTTGGGTGGCAACGCGGGTGTACTCTCGTCCCATGGAGAAGGGGGAGAGTATTTTTTTATGAATATCAAAAACCGTTTAAAAGCAGGAAAAAATGTATCGTGAAGGGAGACTTAGGACATGCTCGATATTTCTTTTATCCGAGAGAATGTTGATCTCATCAAGGAGACGGCCCGCAACAAGGGAGTCGACGTCGATGTGGATCGCTTGGTTCTCGTAGATGGGCGGCGAAGGGAATTGATTCAAAGTGTGGAGCGGTTGCAACAAGAACGTAACGCCAATTCAAAGTTGGTCAAAAGTGCTAAGGGGGAAGAAAAGGATCGTCTCATCGAACGAACAAAAGGAATCAACCAGCAAATAAAAGAGTTGGAGGCGGAGTTGGAAAAGGTGATGACCGAGTATCAGGAACTGATGCTTCGCGTCCCGAACCCCCCTACTCCGGACACCCCGGTAGGCGAAGATGACTCGGATAATGTAGAGGTGAAGCGGGTAGGGGAACCTCCTCAATTTCCCTTTACCCCCCGAAACCATGTAGAACTGATGGAGATGCACCGAATGGTGGATATTGAGCGAGGCGTGAAAGTGGCGGGGAGCCGTTCATACTACCTCATCAATGACGGCGCCCTTCTCCACCGGGCCGTCATTCAATTTGCCCTGGATCAACTGGGAAAGAAGGGATTTACCCCGATGGTTGTTCCTGTCCTGGTCAATGAGATGGCGTTGGTGGGGACTGGGTACTTTCCCTTAGGAGCGGAGCAGACCTATCATGTGGAGAAGGAGGATAAATACCTGGTGGGGACGGCGGAGGTTTCCCTTGCTTCTTACCATTATGGGGAAATTTTAACGGAAGGAGAACTGCCGAAGCGGTACGCCGGAGTCTCCGATTGCTTCCGCAGGGAAGTGGGATCGGCGGGACGGGATGTATTCGGGTTATACCGGGTTCATCAGTTCTCAAAGGTGGAGCAGGTAATCATCTGTCGGAACGATGAGGAGGAATCGAAGCGCCTTCATTACGAACTCCTACAGAATGCGGAAGAGATCCTGCAGGGCTTGGAGCTTCCCTACCGTGTGGTACAGGTATGCACAGGTGACATGGGGCAAGGACAGATTCGAAAACATGATATAGAAACCTGGATGCCTTCCCGGGGCAATTACGGGGAAACCCATTCCTGTTCCACATTTCACGATTTCCAGGCCCGCCGCCTCAAACTAAGGTACCGGGAGGATAACGGGGAGCTAAAATATTGCCATACCTTAAACAATACTGCGATTGCCTCCCCCCGCATCCTTATCGCTTTATTGGAAAATCATCAGACTGAGGATGGAAGGATTCGAATTCCGGAAGCCCTACAGCCCTACATGGGAAAAGAATTTATCGGTTGATCCCCTGAACAATCCATTCTGCGAAAAGACCTGCCTAATTATTTAGGCAGGTCTTTGTCATAAAAAGTGTTTTCAAAAAATATTATAGATTAACCGTATTGACAAGATTGCATTATTGATGGTAATATTTATAACAAATTTAGAAAATATGAATCTTCGAATTTCTCATGTTGTTAACAAAATACATAATACGTTATACATAATGGACCTCGGAAATAATAGGAAGTTGAGTCCGTATAATTGGTGTAAAATCAATCGTTCAGCTGGGTGACATAATACACAGGTGCCACCCCCGCCCTTCTCTGGTAGAATGAGTTTGTGAACAAAATCTACAGGGAGGTATGGAGATGGCACAATATAATATTACCTTGAACGATGAAATTTTGAAAGATCTATTTTCTGGAGATAAGGGGGTGGCTGTCTTACTAGAACAGGTGCTGAATCAGGTTCTTCAAGCCCAGGCCACTGAGCAGTTGAATGCAGAGCCCTACGAACGGTCTGAAGATCGTCAGGGTTATCGCAATGGTACTCGCCCCCATCCCATCACGACCCGCGTCGGTACGCTGGTATTGCGGGTGCCACGACTCCGTAGCGGCAAGTTTTCCACAGAGCTTTTTGCCCGTTATCAGCGCAGTGAACAGGCACTTTTACTGGCGATGATGGAGATGGTTATTAATGGTGTATCCACAAGGAAGGTAGCCGCTATCACGGAGGAGCTATGTGGAGAAGAGTTTTCCAAGTCTACCGTATCGGAGCTCTGTAAACGATTGGACCCCGTTGTCCAAGGATGGAACGAACGAAGCCTGAAGGACAAGGAATACCCCTTTGTGATCGTGGATGCCATGGTGCTAAAGATTCGTGAGGATGGCAGGGTGCGCTCGAGGGCTGCTTTGATTGCTACTGGTGTGGGTGAAGACGGATACCGTGAAGTGCTAGGAATGCGCATCGGGGATAGCGAGTCTGAAGCCAGTTGGAGTGCGTTTTTCGGCTGGTTGAAGGACCGAGGGCTGCATGGTGTGGATATCGTTGTCTCTGACAGCCACAGCGGGCTTGTGAAAGCCCTACACACCCAGTTTCAAGGCTGTACCTGGCAACGATGCCAAACGCACTTTATGCGCAACTTCTTGGACGCCGTGCCTAAGAGTTTACAGGAGGAGCTGTATGGGAAAATGCGGGCCATCCTTGATGCGCCAGATGTGAAGACAGCCCGTTTGTTGATGGAGCAGGTTGTGAAAGAGTACAGCGATAGAGCACGAAAAGCTGTGGATATCCTCGAGTCGGGCTTTGATGACATCACGGCAGTACTGGAGCTGCCAGAACGGTACAGGAAACGTCTCCGTACTACCAACGGTCAGGAGCGTCTTAATGAGGAAATTCGCAGGCGAGATCGGGTGATTCGAATCTACCCGAATCGAGACTCGGCGATACGGCTTCTAGGTGCCTTGCTGATGGAGATTGACGAGAAATGGCAATCTGGTCACCGGTACTTTGACATGGAAGACTATTACGTCTGGCGGGAGGAGCGTAGGAAGAAGGAGGTGGCGGAGTCACAGCAGAGCGTCCGAAAGGTTAGTTAACATAATGCAATCACCGGGGAGGGGAGAATTTACACCACAATTAGGACTTGACCAAATAGGAGATTCGCCTCATATTTTCTAAAAAGGAGCCCTTTTATCTTTTAACTGTGCGAAATTTTATAAAAATGAGGAGGTCAAAAAAAGGATGAAGAAAAAAGCTTTTCTAATCCTCGTTAGTCTGCTTCTTTTGGGAGCCGTCGCCCTTTCAGGATGCGGAGGGAATACCTCGGAACCTGCCCCTCAAACCACCACTCCCCCTGCCGGAGGGAATACCGATACCGGAACGCAAGTAACAGGCACAGACAAACAGGGAGATACCGCGGAAAAGCCGACTCTCGGTTTCATCCCTGCCAAAGATCCCACCGCCGTTCCCGCAGCCGCCAAGGCTCGCACCGACACCATTATCATCGGAATGAACGCGACCGAGGGCGTATTCAATCCCCTTTACGGCTCTTCCCAGTATGACGTCTACGTCATGGATACCCTTTTTCAATTTTTGGTGAAACCCGATAAGGATGCTACGCTCATCCCTGATTTGGCCAAATGGGATGTTTCCGCGGACGGCAAAACATACACCTTCCACATCGATCCGAATGCTACATTCTCCGACGGGACGCCGGTTACCGCCGAAGACCTCGCTTTTTCCTACTATATCATCGGGGATCCCACTTTTGACGGAGTGGCCGATTTAACCACCGCCGGCATCGTGGGATATGATGAGTACAAAAATGATAAAGCAGGAAAGGTGACCACCATCTCGGGGGTAAAGGTCGTCGATGAAAAAACCCTGGAGGTGACGGTAAAGGAGCCAAAGGGAACAACCCTTTTCGAAATTAACGTTCCGGCCCTTTCCAAAAAATATTACGGAAAAGGCTTTAAGAAAGGGGATTTAAGCGGAATCACCGCACTTCACCAGAAACCGATGGGAAGCGGTCCCTATGTGCTAAAAAAATATACCCCGGGCCAGGAAGTGGTAATGGAAGCGAACCCTAATTTCTGGGAAGGAGCTCCAAAGGTAAAGAACATCATCTTTAAAGCGACGACCGAAGAAACGAATATCCAGTTGTTGCAGAACGGGGAAACCGACTTCGAAGAAGGGATCTCCGTAAACAAAGACAACATGGAACTTTTGGATACCATTCCGTTCCTGAACAGAAGTCTCCTGCTCAACAACGGGTACGGATATATCGGCATGAATCACAAATTGGATAAATTTAAGGATAAGCGGGTGCGGAAAGCGCTGGCTTACGGGCTAAACCGGGAGGAGGCGGTGTTTGCCTATTCCCAGGGATTCGCCAATGTGATTGACGTGCCCGAATCGAAAGTCTCTTGGGCTTATCCGGATGAAAAAGATATTATCCACTACAATTACGATCCGGAGAAGGCAAAACAGCTCTTGGATGAGGCAGGCTGGAAGGTGGGAGATGATGGGTTCCGTTATAAAGACGGGCAAAAGTTTACCATCACCTTTACGGCCACCACTCCCAACCCAGTCAATGAAGCCCTTGTTCCCATCATGAAGGAAAACTATAAAGAACTCGGCATCGATCTGGTGGTGGAGCAACTCGACTTCAACGCCGTCACCAATAAAGTGGATAAAGGCGATATTGAAATGTATTTCCTCGCCTGGGGGTTAACCGTTGACCCGGATAATTACAGCGTATTCCATTCCAAAGGGACTCAGAATACCTTGGGTTACAGCAATCCGGAGGTAGACCGCTTAATCATCGAAGGGCAAAAGGCGTTGAAACAGGAAGATCGGAAAAAGATCTACCAGGAGCTTTATAAGGTGCTAAACGATGATCTCCCCTATATCTTCCTCTATCAGAGGTACAACATGAACACTTTCAATGCCCGCCTAACCGGATTTGATATTTCGCCATATAAAGATTTCAGTCGGAGCCTTCACCAGGTTACCATTCAAAATCAATGAGGTCGATTTTATAGAAATCAGACTTTTATGCAAATATGCTCGGCCCTGGGGCTGGGCATATTTGCACAATGAGGAGAGGAAGCGATGATACAGTATATCGTCAGAAGGTTACTTCAAAGTATTCCCACCGTAGTTGGCGCATCGATCGTTATTTTTCTCTTCTTTACCTTAACCCCCGGTGATTTCATCACGGCCCGGTTCGGTGCCAATCCCCATATTACGGCAGAACGTATGGCGGAGCTTCGCGCCCTTTATGGGTTTGACGCCCCCCTCCATGAACGCTATCTCGCTTGGGCAGGGAGTCTGTTAAGAGGCGATTTGGGAGAATCCTATATGTACCGCCAGCCTGTGTCCGATGTGATGAGCACTTTCCTTTGGAACTCCTTTATCATCGCCATCGTGGTGGTCTTGCTGCAGTGGATCATCGCATCGGTGGTTGGAATCTTTGCGGCCATTAGGCAATACTCCATCTACGACTCCATCGTGACGCTCCTTGTATTTATTGCCATGTCCCTCCCCTCCTTTTTTTTAGGGCTATTATTATTGAAATGGTTTGCCGTGGATTACAAAATTTTTCCACTGGGAGGGATGAAAACGACAGGGGTTGATTATACAGGGTTCGCCTATCTATGGGATGTGTTGAAACACATGTCCTTGCCCGTCACCTCCTTGACGCTTTTAGGCATCGGCCCATTAACCCGCTACTTTCGAACCAGCATGCTGGAAGTGATTCACCAGGATTATGTGAGAACGGCACGGGCGAAAGGTTTAAGTGAACGGGTGGTCATCTTTAAACATGCCCTCCGCAATGCCCTCCTCCCGTTGATTACCTTATTCGTTTTGGAGCTTCCCGGATTATTCGCTGGGGCGATTATTACCGAACGAATTTTTAACTGGCCGGGAATTGGGAAAGTTACCCTGGACGGCCTATTTCAACGGGATTATCCCCTAATGATGGGATATACCTTAATCATTGCCGTATTAACCATTCTGGCCAACATCTTGGCAGACATCTTATATGGGGTTGCCGATCCCCGTGTGCGGTTGAAATAAGGGAGGGAGCCCAATGATCCAAACCGTGACCCGTATTTCACTTCAAAAAGAGATAAAACCCACTCGTAGTGAATCTCCTTGGCGGACCGCATTTCGGCGTCTGGTTAAAAACAAGCTAGCCATGGCAGGATTTTTCATCCTCCTCTTCATGTTCCTCTTTTCCTTTGTGGGCCCTTATTTTTCCCCGTATAAAGAAGCCAAAATTACGATTCGGGATGCGAACCAACCTCCCAGTGCCGTCCATTGGTTAGGGACGGATAATTTGGGCAGAGATGTTCTCCTTCGGGTGATGGAGGCAGGGCAGATCTCCCTTACGGTAGGACTCGTGGCCACTCTGCTTGTTGTCATCATCGGCGGTTTGGTCGGTGCTGTTTCGGGTTATTACGGGAGATGGGTTGATGTCATTCTTATGCGATTTGTGGATATCATGTACGCCATCCCCACATTGCCGATCCTAATCCTGCTCGGCGCGATTTTATCCGATTTAAAATTTCCTCCGGAACAAAGGATCTACGTGGTGATGTTTATGTTGGGGGCGCTCGGATGGATGGGAGTAGCCCGACTTGTGCGCAGCCAAATCCTCAGCTTGAAGGAACAAGAATTTATGATCGCCAACGAGGTGTTGGGAATTCGGGATCGCCGAAAGATTTTTCGCCATTTATTGCCCAATACGGTCCCCATCATTATCGTGACGGCGACGCTAAGCGTGGCTGGCTCCATTTTGACCGAATCTGCCTTAAGCTATCTGGGGCTTGGAGTGATCCCTCCCACTCCCTCTTGGGGGCAGATGCTTTCAGTGGCCAATAATCTGATTGACTTTCAAAAAAGGCCATGGCTTTGGATTCCACCGGGGGTAAGCATCCTGGTGACGGTTGTTGCGATCAACTTTATCGGAGACGGATTAAGGGACGCATTAGATCCGAAACAGAAAAGGTAGGGGATTAAGGGAAGATGGGAAAAAATCTGGTGGAGTTTCGCAATCTTAAAACCTATTTTTATACCGAAGCAGGGGTCGTAAAGGCCGTCGATGATATCAGCTTCGTCATTAGGGAAGGTGAAACGGTAGCTGTTGTTGGGGAATCGGGTTGTGGGAAGAGTATCACCGCCTTGTCCCTCATGAGGCTTATTCCTTCTCCCCCTGGGAAAATGGTAGGAGGAGAAATTCTCTTCGAGGGGAAAGATCTCTTAGCATTGCGGAATCAGGAAATGATGATGATCCGCGGAAATGAGATCGCCATGATCTTTCAGGAACCCATGACTTCTTTAAACCCGGTTTTGAAAATCGGGGAACAGATCATGGAACCCCTGATGAAACACAAATTGATGAGCAAACGAGAGGCTTATAAAAAAGCGATTGAGCTAATCGAGCAGGTAAGGATTCCAAGGGCAAATGAGATCGTGGATCAGTATCCCCATGAATTGAGCGGGGGGATGAGGCAGCGGATCATGATCGCCATCGCCTTAAGCTGTGACCCGAAACTTCTCATCGCCGACGAGCCGACGACGGCATTGGATGTGACGATTCAAGCCCAAATTCTTGATCTACTGCGCACCTTAAAGGAGGAACGGAAGATGGCCCTCATGCTTATCACTCATGATTTAGGAGTGGTTGCGGAGATGGCGGATTATGTGGTGGTGATGTATGCAGGCAAAGTGATTGAGGAGGCGCCTGTGATCGATATTTTTAAAAATCCGCGGCATCCCTATACGAAAGGTCTTCTTAAAGCGAAACCCATCATCGGGAAAAGAACGGAAAAACTATATACCATACCTGGACAAGTTCCTAACCCGATCAATCTAGGGAATGAGTGCCATTTTAACGAACGATGCGAATATTGTATGGATATATGCCGGGAGAAAGAACCCCCGCTTAGGAAGGATGAGAAAGGGAATAAGGTGGCCTGCTGGCTCTATGAAGGAGTGTTGCAAAAATGAGCGAAATTCTCCTTGAAGTAAACGATCTGAAAAAATACTTCCCCATAAAGGCAGGCGTATTCCAAAGGACGGTCGGGCATGTGAAGGCGGTGGACGGGGTTTCTTTCCGGATTAACAAAGGGGAAACCTTAGGGTTGGTTGGCGAATCGGGGTGTGGGAAGAGTACGGTTGGTCGAACGATTCTGCGGCTCTTTGATAAAACGGAAGGGAAAGTAGTTTTTAAAGGAAAGAATATACATCAATTGTCGAAGTCGGAGCTTCGGAGTATTCGTCCGAAAATGCAGCTTGTCTTCCAAGACCCCTACAGTTCTTTAAATCCCCGTTATAAGGTGGGAGAGGCGATCGGGGAGGCCTTGGTAGATCATGGATATTGTACCCGGGAGGAAATGAGGGATCGAGTGTTTCAGGTTTTGGAGGTCGTTGGACTTGCTCCCTACCACTACGACCGCTATCCCCATGAATTTTCCGGAGGACAGAGACAGAGAATTGGGATCGCGAGGGCACTCATCTTAAATCCCGATTTTATCGTCTTGGATGAACCGGTCTCCGCCCTCGATGTGTCGATTCAGGCGCAGATTATTAACCTTCTCACCGATTTGCAGGAACGGACCAATCTTACCTACCTCTTTATCTCCCATGATTTAAGCGTGGTTGAACATATTTCCACCCATGTCGCCGTCATGTATCTAGGATCGATTGTGGAGAAGGCATCCCGGGACGAGCTCTTTAAGAATCCACTTCACCCTTATACGAAGGCCCTTTTATCCGCCGTGCCGATTCCCGATCCGACGGCGAAGCGGGAACGAATCATATTGGAGGGGGATATTCCGAGTCCGGCCAATCCTCCAAAGGGGTGTAAATTCCATACCCGCTGTCCGATCGCGACAAAGATTTGTTCCGAGCAGGTTCCTCAGTTACGGGATATGGGGTCGGGTCATCTGGTAGCCTGCCATTTGGTTTAACCGCCGCTCCCAGGCTTTGGGGGTTGAATCCCCCTCCTCCCTATGGTATTATAATCTGTGCTGTGGTCCCGTAGCTCAGCGGATAGAGCCGCAGTTTCCTAAACTGTGGGTCGGAGGTTCGAGTCCTCTCGGGGCCACCATTAAATGTTTGTAATGGATGCGGTTTTCCTGATTTTTAGGGACCGCATTTTTATCTTATTCCGGTTTTATCTCTTATCTTTCCAATCAAACGTTGCCTTGGCTTATAAAAAACGCCGTACAGCTATTTCATTCCCAACAATATCTGGAAAAATCGTAATAGGGGATACCAAATACCCGGATGCTGTTTCTGAATCTACCTGAAGATTTTTAGAGGGTGTTGGAATTACGTCTTCATCCTTTTCCATACCGTATATATGAAGCTCTAACGCCTCGGTGGCTTGTTTCCGCGCCATTTCAAAATCCTCTCCATAACTTATGCAACCAGGAAGGTCAGGAAAGTAGACGCTATAATCTGTTTCAGTTGGTTCAAACACAGCCAAATAAGTGAGTTTACGCATCATCTGATCTCCTTTCATGTGCAGGGGGATTACTTTAGTCCCGCCTGTTTATTTAAGAATACTATTTCGTGTACCGGGAGCAATATCCCCTTTATGATTAGGAACGGTTACCTTACCGGACTTAGTTGGATGGAAAATTGGAAATTTGATGGGTGGAAATTGATTTCCAATTATTTACGGTTGCATTTTTGGGAGTTTCATTGTAAAATGTTTTTTGTCGCTGATAAAAGAACATCGCGGGGTGGAGCAGTGGTAGCTCGTCGGGCTCATAACCCGAAGGTCGCAGGTTCAAATCCTGTCCCCGCAACCATTGGGCCTTTAGCTTAGTTGGTAGAGCACCTGACTCTTAATCAGGGGGTCCAGGGTTCGAGTCCCTGAAGGCCCACCAAAAAAGCCATACGTATCAAGGAGAAAGGAGTCATACCCCCTTAAGGTATGGCTTTTTTGTTGCCTTATGTGTGCGTATAGTGTGCGGATTTTAGAAAAGCATTTCTTGTAACGCATCTGAGGCTTTTTGCTGCATGTCCGGTAAAACATGGCTATAACGATTGAGAGTCATATTTACGCTTGCATGGCCAAGGCGTTCGGCCACGACCTTTGGGGAGATCCCAGCAAGAAGGAGAAGGGTAGCGCATGTATGTCTAAGATCATAAATGCGGATAGGGGGTAAACCTGCCAATTCAAGGATTGGCTTAAAGTGGCGTTTCACAAGGTTCCGGTGGGTGATTGGTTCTCCGTTGTCTGCTGTAAAGACAAAGCCATAGTCTTTATAGCTCTCCGCCTTCTTTTTCTTACGCTCCTCTTGCTTTTCCTTATGCTCCTTTAGGATATTGATCATTTCAGGTGGTATCGTAATGTTTCTCCGGCTGCCGGCTGTCTTAGGCTCTTTTAGCTTCCATCCATCCTTAGTGCGGTATAGAGAAGTTTTGATGAAGATCCTTCCATTCTCCAGATCCACTTCATCCCACTTTAGCGCATAGGCTTCTCCTGGCCTTACTCCTGTGGTTAGCATGAGCATGAAAAGGGCATAATAAGGATCAGATGAAGCAGCTTCTTTAAACCATATTGCCTCTTCTTTGGTTAGAACCCGCATATTTCCATCTTCATCATCATCAATGATCGCTTTCTTTCTTGGGATCTCCACAAGTTCCGCCGGATTTCTGGGGATAAGCTGCCACTTAACGGCCTGCTTTAGCGCTTGTTTTAAGACAGTAACGGTGTATTGAGTCGTTCGTGTGATCCCTTTATCGTGCATATCGTTGATGAGCTTTTGAATGTCCAGCGGTTTCAGTTTAGATAGCTTATGTTCTCCGATAACAGGATATACATAACGTTCTAATAATCCTCTATAGTCTTGATACGTTCGTTCGGATACCCTTTTCTTAGCAGCTTGCTCTAACCATTCTTCAAGGTAGGCTCTGACAGTCTTATTTGTAGGTTCCACGAAGGTCCCAAGGTCCCTTTCTCTCAAAACGCTATTTAAGTATTTCTCCGCATCCTTTTTGTTTCCATGAATCGTCTTGTTGTGGTATTTCCTCTTGCCTTCAGAATTAAGGCCCATATAAACCCTGACAAGCCATACGTTATCTCCGCGCTTTTGAATAGAACCGGCCATGAAGCCACCTCCTCACTTAGATTATATCTTGATACACTTTTTTGCTTCAAGCAAAAAAAATAGGGTCGCTCACATTATGAGCGCCATAGGACTGCACGAATTGTGCATCCCTTATCTTTGCAATCATGAAAAGGGTACCCATAAAGTGAGTACCCTCTCTTTTTGGAGGTAATCCTAACATGGGAATACCTTTCATTGGGTTGCTCAAAATTGAGCTTACCACACCAAGAAGGGTGTCCAAATATTGTGGACATCCTATTTGTTACTCAATGGATAAGGGAGATGTTTTTAAACCCCATCCTTGGTTGACTCCTCAAAATTGAGGAGTCGTAATTCATGGTTGAGGATGTATTTTCAATATACGTCCTAAAGGGGGTCGTGAAACGCTAGGTCCTTATCCATTTCCCTACCCTTCCCCTGCTGCCCGGCTTAATAACTCCATCCATTCCTCCCAGGCCTCCTCCTTGTTCTCCCGATCCTTCTTCTCCTCGTTGGCTACAAGAGCATCCAGGTCTACTTCCGGCCTTTCCCCTGTGAGCATCTCATAAATCCTGCGAAGAGCGGTAATCTTAATCCGCCAAAATTGCTTTAAAGGTATCCCAAGTATTTCCGCTATGGTCGAATCGTAATTAAAATCGCATCGTAAATAGGCCAAGTAGAGGACTTTATATTCCATCTCAGAAAGCAGATCCAGCGCTGTTTGAATCGTTCGTATATCCTCCTCCAGCCATTCCAGCTTCTTTAAGAGGCTTTCCCTGGCTTCTTCCGTATGGATGGCCACGGTTTCCACAATGGAAGAGGGAAGCCCTTTTCCTCTCGGCATCCCATCCAGGGTGACGGCTTTTACGCCGGTGTCACCGTCTAAGGCTTTTAATTCCAAGAGAATATCTTCTCTCCTCTGATCCCTGGCCGCATAGAACCTGAGCTGTGATTCGGTCCAATGAATCCAGTCCACATCCCTCGGCCTCCTTACCTCTGCCTAAGATCGGTCTTGAGATAGTCCAGAAGAGCATTCCTCATATCGGATAAGCAGTAATAGACCTGCCGGCCAAGTTCCTCCAAGTCATTCTTGGTGAGGTATTCATCCTTATGAGTCTGTTCAAAGGTCTCAACGTCAAACTGTACCTCTAGCCGGAAGTTTTCCAGGGCATCATTTAACCGCCGATCCAGCTTCTTATACTCCCCTATCATGGTCTAGCCTCCTAATTGAGACTATAGGCATAGATTCGTAAATCCTGTTTGTTCCCCTCAAAGTCGTCGATCCGGGTAATGCTGTACTCTTTCCCACGGAAAAGGATCTTCATGGATGGATGAATATCATTCCGCCAATTGATCTCAAAGATGGCCTCTACTTTGTAATTCACCTGAGCCGCTCCAAAAAATTCATCGGCTGAGGCCTGCCGGTAATAGGCCCAGATGTTTTCTCCTCCCGGGAGAGGCTCCCAAACGCTAATCAATTGGCCATACTCATCATAATACCCATTGTTTTGTAAAATCGTGATCTTCTTATCCTTAAGCCTTGGCATTCTATCGCCTCCTAAAATCGTTTCTAACGGCTTTTTTATGTCCTCCTAAGGTTTTTCTTGGAAAGGAAGATACGTTCAGAGCGGTCTTGAAACCCTCTTAGAATCATGATCTAACGGCCCGTTAGGTCATCGACTCGCTCAGGGCTTCTCTCCCCTATAGCGCTCTTAGAAACTCTTCGTAATGC
The DNA window shown above is from Thermicanus aegyptius DSM 12793 and carries:
- the serS gene encoding serine--tRNA ligase, giving the protein MLDISFIRENVDLIKETARNKGVDVDVDRLVLVDGRRRELIQSVERLQQERNANSKLVKSAKGEEKDRLIERTKGINQQIKELEAELEKVMTEYQELMLRVPNPPTPDTPVGEDDSDNVEVKRVGEPPQFPFTPRNHVELMEMHRMVDIERGVKVAGSRSYYLINDGALLHRAVIQFALDQLGKKGFTPMVVPVLVNEMALVGTGYFPLGAEQTYHVEKEDKYLVGTAEVSLASYHYGEILTEGELPKRYAGVSDCFRREVGSAGRDVFGLYRVHQFSKVEQVIICRNDEEESKRLHYELLQNAEEILQGLELPYRVVQVCTGDMGQGQIRKHDIETWMPSRGNYGETHSCSTFHDFQARRLKLRYREDNGELKYCHTLNNTAIASPRILIALLENHQTEDGRIRIPEALQPYMGKEFIG
- a CDS encoding IS256 family transposase, yielding MAQYNITLNDEILKDLFSGDKGVAVLLEQVLNQVLQAQATEQLNAEPYERSEDRQGYRNGTRPHPITTRVGTLVLRVPRLRSGKFSTELFARYQRSEQALLLAMMEMVINGVSTRKVAAITEELCGEEFSKSTVSELCKRLDPVVQGWNERSLKDKEYPFVIVDAMVLKIREDGRVRSRAALIATGVGEDGYREVLGMRIGDSESEASWSAFFGWLKDRGLHGVDIVVSDSHSGLVKALHTQFQGCTWQRCQTHFMRNFLDAVPKSLQEELYGKMRAILDAPDVKTARLLMEQVVKEYSDRARKAVDILESGFDDITAVLELPERYRKRLRTTNGQERLNEEIRRRDRVIRIYPNRDSAIRLLGALLMEIDEKWQSGHRYFDMEDYYVWREERRKKEVAESQQSVRKVS
- a CDS encoding ABC transporter substrate-binding protein; the protein is MKKKAFLILVSLLLLGAVALSGCGGNTSEPAPQTTTPPAGGNTDTGTQVTGTDKQGDTAEKPTLGFIPAKDPTAVPAAAKARTDTIIIGMNATEGVFNPLYGSSQYDVYVMDTLFQFLVKPDKDATLIPDLAKWDVSADGKTYTFHIDPNATFSDGTPVTAEDLAFSYYIIGDPTFDGVADLTTAGIVGYDEYKNDKAGKVTTISGVKVVDEKTLEVTVKEPKGTTLFEINVPALSKKYYGKGFKKGDLSGITALHQKPMGSGPYVLKKYTPGQEVVMEANPNFWEGAPKVKNIIFKATTEETNIQLLQNGETDFEEGISVNKDNMELLDTIPFLNRSLLLNNGYGYIGMNHKLDKFKDKRVRKALAYGLNREEAVFAYSQGFANVIDVPESKVSWAYPDEKDIIHYNYDPEKAKQLLDEAGWKVGDDGFRYKDGQKFTITFTATTPNPVNEALVPIMKENYKELGIDLVVEQLDFNAVTNKVDKGDIEMYFLAWGLTVDPDNYSVFHSKGTQNTLGYSNPEVDRLIIEGQKALKQEDRKKIYQELYKVLNDDLPYIFLYQRYNMNTFNARLTGFDISPYKDFSRSLHQVTIQNQ
- a CDS encoding ABC transporter permease, with the protein product MIQYIVRRLLQSIPTVVGASIVIFLFFTLTPGDFITARFGANPHITAERMAELRALYGFDAPLHERYLAWAGSLLRGDLGESYMYRQPVSDVMSTFLWNSFIIAIVVVLLQWIIASVVGIFAAIRQYSIYDSIVTLLVFIAMSLPSFFLGLLLLKWFAVDYKIFPLGGMKTTGVDYTGFAYLWDVLKHMSLPVTSLTLLGIGPLTRYFRTSMLEVIHQDYVRTARAKGLSERVVIFKHALRNALLPLITLFVLELPGLFAGAIITERIFNWPGIGKVTLDGLFQRDYPLMMGYTLIIAVLTILANILADILYGVADPRVRLK
- the opp4C gene encoding oligopeptide ABC transporter permease — its product is MIQTVTRISLQKEIKPTRSESPWRTAFRRLVKNKLAMAGFFILLFMFLFSFVGPYFSPYKEAKITIRDANQPPSAVHWLGTDNLGRDVLLRVMEAGQISLTVGLVATLLVVIIGGLVGAVSGYYGRWVDVILMRFVDIMYAIPTLPILILLGAILSDLKFPPEQRIYVVMFMLGALGWMGVARLVRSQILSLKEQEFMIANEVLGIRDRRKIFRHLLPNTVPIIIVTATLSVAGSILTESALSYLGLGVIPPTPSWGQMLSVANNLIDFQKRPWLWIPPGVSILVTVVAINFIGDGLRDALDPKQKR
- a CDS encoding ABC transporter ATP-binding protein, whose amino-acid sequence is MGKNLVEFRNLKTYFYTEAGVVKAVDDISFVIREGETVAVVGESGCGKSITALSLMRLIPSPPGKMVGGEILFEGKDLLALRNQEMMMIRGNEIAMIFQEPMTSLNPVLKIGEQIMEPLMKHKLMSKREAYKKAIELIEQVRIPRANEIVDQYPHELSGGMRQRIMIAIALSCDPKLLIADEPTTALDVTIQAQILDLLRTLKEERKMALMLITHDLGVVAEMADYVVVMYAGKVIEEAPVIDIFKNPRHPYTKGLLKAKPIIGKRTEKLYTIPGQVPNPINLGNECHFNERCEYCMDICREKEPPLRKDEKGNKVACWLYEGVLQK
- a CDS encoding ABC transporter ATP-binding protein, whose protein sequence is MSEILLEVNDLKKYFPIKAGVFQRTVGHVKAVDGVSFRINKGETLGLVGESGCGKSTVGRTILRLFDKTEGKVVFKGKNIHQLSKSELRSIRPKMQLVFQDPYSSLNPRYKVGEAIGEALVDHGYCTREEMRDRVFQVLEVVGLAPYHYDRYPHEFSGGQRQRIGIARALILNPDFIVLDEPVSALDVSIQAQIINLLTDLQERTNLTYLFISHDLSVVEHISTHVAVMYLGSIVEKASRDELFKNPLHPYTKALLSAVPIPDPTAKRERIILEGDIPSPANPPKGCKFHTRCPIATKICSEQVPQLRDMGSGHLVACHLV